The genomic interval AATTGATTCTATTGTTTTAAATGAAGCTTGTTCTTCAGGTTGTGGATCTTTTTTAGAAACATTTGCTAAGTCTTTAGGATATAGTACACAAGATTTTGCTAAGAAAGCTATCTTTTCAAAATCTCCAGCTGAATTAGGTTCTCGTTGTACTGTTTTTATGAACTCTTCTGTTAAACAAGCTCAAAAAGATGGAGCAGAAGTAGAAGATATCTCAGCAGGACTTGCTAGAAGTGTTGTTAAGAATGCTATTTTTAAAGTAATTCGTGCTCGTGATATAAATGATTTAGGTGAAAATATTGTAGTACAAGGAGGAACTTTTTTAAATAATGCAGTCTTACGTTCTTTTGAACAAGAGCTTGGAAGAGAAGTACTAAGACCTGAAATTTCTGAGCTAATGGGTGCTTATGGAGCTGCTTTATATGGAAAAAAAGTTCAAAAAGAAAAATCAAAGTTATTAAATTTAGAAGAATTAGAAAATTTTCAACATATTTCTTCACCAGGAATGTGTAAATTATGTACCAACCACTGCCAATTAACAATCAATACTTTTACAAATGGACAAAAGTTTATCAGTGGAAATAAATGTGAAAGAGGTGCTGGAAAGAAATTACAAAGTGATCTACCTAATATGGTAGCTTACAAAAATCAGCTTTTTAACTCTATCCCATTAAAAGCTGGTGGAAGAGTAAAAATTGGATTACCTAGAGCTTTAAATATTTATGAAATGCTACCTTTCTGGGCGGAACTATTTCGTTCACTAGATTGTGATATTGTTCTTTCAAGAGTATCAAATCGTAATCTTTACATGAAAGGGCAAAATACTATCCCATCAGATACAGTTTGTTACCCAGCCAAGTTAGTACATGGGCATATTATAGATTTATTAGAAAAAAATGTAGATGCTATTTTCTATCCTTGTATGAGCTATACTTTTGATGAAGGAATTTCAGATAACTGTTATAACTGTCCTGTAGTTGCTTACTATCCTGAGCTAATACAGGCTAATATAAGTGAAGTAGAAAAAACTAACTTTTTATACCCACATTTAGGAATTGAAAATCATAAATTATTTGCAGAACAAATGTATGAACAATTTAAAAATATTATTCCAAAGTTGACTAAGAAAGAAATGGAACAAGCTACAGAAAAAGCATTTAAAACATACCATGAGTATAGAGAAACTGTTCGTCAAGAAGGAAGTAGAGTTTTAAAATTTGCAGAAGAAAATAATTATCCTGTTATTATTTTAGCTTCTAGACCTTATCATATAGATCCAGAAATTAATCATGGATTAGATAGACTTCTAAATTCTCTACAATTTGTGATTGTAACAGAAGATGCTTTATATCCTGTTGAAGGGAAATTAACTACAAAAACATTAAATCAATGGGGATATCATGCAAGAATGTATAATGCTGCAAAATATGTAAGTCAACATAAAAATATGGAGTTAGTTCATTTAGTCAGTTTTGGCTGTGGTATAGATGCCATTACAACAGATGAAATTCAAGATATTTTACGTTCAAAAAATAAATTATATACACAATTAAAAATAGATGAAGTAAGTAACTTAGGGGCAGCAAAAATAAGATTAAGAAGCTTACAAGCAACTATGAAAGAAAGAGAGATGTAGTAAAATGGATAAAAATTGTAAAGTGCTTATTCCTATGATGATGGACATTCATTTTGACTTAATAGCAGGAGTTTTAAAAAATGAAGGATATGATGTAGAGGTACTGAAAACTGATCATAGAGGAGTTATAGAAGAAGGATTAAAAAGTGTTCATAATGATATGTGTTATCCTGCTCTTCTTGTAATAGGACAATTTATTGATGCCTTAAAAAGTGGAAAATATGATACAAACAATGTAGCTTTATTACTGACACAGACTGGAGGAGGTTGTAGAGCTTCTAACTATATTCACCTACTTCGTAAAGCATTAGAAATAAATGGTTTTCATAAGGTAAAAGTGCTATCTTTAAACTTTGAGGGCTTAGATAAAAAGAATGAATTTTCTCTTTCATTTAAAGGTTATTTTAATCTTTTTTATAGTATTTTATATGGTGATCTTTTGATGTCTATTTACCATCAATCAGTAGCATATGAAGAAAATCCAGGAGACAGTAAAAGTATCCTAGCTTATTGGAAGGAAAAACTGATTTCTGAAGTTGGAAAGAAACCTTTTAAAAAGCTAAAAGAAAACTATAAAAAAATAATAGAACATTTCTTAACAATTCCTAAAAATTTAAGTAAGAAAAAAATTCGTGTAGGTATTGTAGGGGAAATTTATATGAAATATTCTCCTTTAGGAAATAATCATTTAACAGATTATTTAGAAAAAGAGGGGGTTGAAGCTGTTAATACAGGACTTCTTGACTTTTTACTATTCAATCTATATGACACTATTTTTGATAGAAAAATCTATGGAAGAAAAGGTCTTAAATATTACTTTGTAAAGTATGTAGTAGGCTATATAGAAAAGAAACAAAAAGAAATGATAGATGTTATAAAACAATATAAATCATTTATTCCACCATCTCCTTTTGCTAAAGTTAGAGAAATGACAAAAGGTTACTTAGGTCATGGAGTGAAAATGGGAGAAGGTTGGTTGTTGACAGCAGAAATGTTAGAGTTTATTGAAATGGGGGTAAAGAATATTGTTTGTGCTCAACCATTTGGTTGTTTACCTAACCATATAATTGCAAAAGGAATGATTAGAAAGATAAAAGATAATCACCCTGAAGCAAATATCATTGCTGTAGATTATGATCCAGGGGCAAGTTCTGTCAATCAAGAAAATAGAATTCGTTTAATGCTAGAAAATGCAAGAATGCTAGCTACAGAATAATAAAAAGTAAAAAATAATTCGTTACATTTATAACGATTACTTGCCAGCCTATAATGGTTCTAGAGCTCCTCAAAGGCTCTTTCACCATTATAGGACGTCGCAGTAATCTTATTAAAAGTTTTTTAATTTCATGTAACTCATTTATTTTTTACTTTTGAATTTAAGATTATAATAGGCAACAGCATATTTTTTATTTGTTTTCTACAACTTCTTTTAGTATTCTATATGACTTTTCTAGTTCTTCTAACTTAGGCATATAACTTACTGCAATTACTTCATCAGGATCAAATTTTGCTTTTACTTCTTTCCAGATTTTAGTCATAGTCTCTTTTGAACCCATTAAATTTATTCCCATTCTTGATTTTAAAAATATTTTTTCAGCAGAGCTTAAATTTAAATTTTCCTCAAATTTTTCATCAGCTAAAGGATATAGTCCTTTTTCTTCTCTTAATAGTCTTATTGAACCTTGTTGAGCTATTGTATATAACCTTTCAGCTTCTTCATCAGTATCTGCTCCATGAGCTAGAACTCCCAAAATAAAATATGGTTCATCTAAATATTTTGAAGCTTTAAAATGTTTTCTATATATAGAAAGGGCTTCTTCAGCCATAGCAGGTGCAAAATGAGTTGCAAAAGAGTATGGCAATCCTAATTCGGCTGCTACATATGCTGAGCTTGTTGAACTACCTAAAATAATTATAGGAACATTAGTATTTATTCCTGGATTAGCAATAACTACTCCTTGTTCATCTTCAGAACCAAAATATCTCTCTAATTGTAAAATGTCTTCCATAAAGTTATGAATATTTGCATATTTTTGTCTATATATTAAACTAGCTGTTTCTGCATCAGTTCCAGGTGCTCTACCAACTCCTAAATCTACTCTATGAGGATATAAAGTTTCTAAAGTTCCATAAGTTTCCGCTACCTGTAGAGGAGAATGGTTTGGTAACATTACTCCACCTGAACCTACCTTTATTTTCTTTGTATTAGCTAATATATGTTGAATTAATAATGCTGTTGCTGAACTTACTACTCCTCTAAAATTATGATGTTCTGCTACCCAATATCTATAATAATCTAAATCTTCCAAAATTTTTGCTAAGTCTACTGCTCTATTTATAGCCTCTATTGTTGTTTCACCTTGAAATTGAGGTACTAAATTTAAAGCTGACACTTTTACTTTTTTATTTTCCATTTGAGCCTCCTTATCTTATAGATATGATATATCATTTATTTTTTTTGTCAATAGATGAAATTAATGTTATACTTTTAAATAAAACTAATTATTGTTTAGGAGGCTCTATGTTAGAATACAATATTTCTAAAATATATGAAAATGATAAAAGAAGTTTAAAATTAATCGATGACTTACTAGCTAAAGAAGAAATTAGAAGAGATAAAAACTTAGATTATACTTGTGCTATGTTTGATGATGATATGAATATTATTGCAACTGGAAGCTGTTTTAAGAATACTTTAAGATGCCTTGCTGTAGATAATTCTCATCAAGGAAAAGGACTTATGAATCAAATAGTTACTCACCTTGTAGATTATGAATTCTCAAGAGGACTAAGTCATTTATTTTTATATACTAAAAATAAATCTATGAAATTCTTTAAAGATTTAGGTTTTTATGAAATTATAAATATAGAAAATCAAATTGTCTTTATGGAGAATAAGAGGACTGGTTTTTCTGATTATTTAGATAATCTAAAAAATGATATGAGAGAAGGTAAAAACATTGCTTCTCTTATTATGAATGCCAATCCTTTCACCTTAGGTCATCAATACTTGGTTGAAAAAGCTGCAAATGAAAATGATGTTTTACACCTATTTATTGTCAGTGATGATAGTAGCTTAGTTCCTTTTAAAGTAAGAAAAAAGCTTGTTATAGAAGGAACAAAACATCTAAAGAATATCTCTTATCATGAAACAGGAGATTATATAATAAGTAGTGCAACATTTCCAAGCTATTTTCAAAAAGATGAAGTTGCAGTAATAGAAAGTCAAGCTAATTTAGATATTGAAGTCTTTACAAAAATTGCTAAGGTTTTAAATATCAATAAACGTTATGTTGGTGAAGAACCTAATAGCTTAGTAACAAATATCTATAATCAAACTATGTTAAAAAAATTACCTGAAAATAATATAGAGTGTATAGTAGTACCTAGAAAAAAATATTCTGACAAGGTTATAAGTGCTTCAACTGTTAGACAAATAATAAAAAATGGAAATTTAGAAGATTTAAAAAATCTTGTTCCTGATACAACTTATAATTATTTTTTAAGTGATGAAGCAAAGCCTGTGATAGATAAAATTCGTTCTCAAGCTGATGTTATTCATTACTAATAAAGGAGTTTTTATGCAAGGAGTAGAAGTTGGAATTGAAGAAGTTTTAATGTGTCGTGAAAGAAGGGTAGATATTCAAAATGAAATGTTAAAGAAATATAATATGCCTCTAATTTCATTTACTATGAATATACCTGGTCCTATAAAGACTAATCAAAAAATCAAGAAAGCTTTTGATATTGGAAAAAAATTAATATTAGAGAAATTAAAAGAAAATAATATTGAAGTTTTAGAAATAAAAGAATTAGATGAAAATACTGGAAATGAATTATTTATCTCTGTTGATAGCACAGCTGAGAAAATAAAAAATATAACTATTGCTATTGAAGAAAGTTCTCAATTAGGAAGATTATTCGATATAGATGTTATTGATATAAATTTTGAAAAACTATCAAGAAAATCTTTTAGAAAATGCTTAATTTGTGAAGAACAAGCTCAGGAATGTGGTAGAAGTAGAAAACATTCTATTGAAGAATTACAAGAAAAAGTAGAAGAAATATTAAAAAATGGACTGTTGCAAAATTTAAATTTAAATTCTAAAGTAAAAGATAAGTGAGTTACGAATGGAAATTTTAGACAAAAAATCAAATAGAATGAGCCGAGCAAATTCAGGAGTGTCTGAACGAAGTGAGTTTCCTGATTTGCAGCGAATTCTTGATTTTTTATCGTTAAAAAATTTACTCAGTAACGAACTATTTTTTACTTTTTATTAATTTGCAACAGCCCTTTTAAAATAAAGTTTATATACAATTTTAATTTTTTACAGGTACATATAAAGTTCCTATATCTTTACGACAATAGTTATCTTTAAATGAAATTTCTTTTACATTTTTATATGCAGCCTCAATAGCTTTTTCTAAATTATCTTGTATAGAAACAACATTTAGAACTCTACCACCATTAGTATAGAACTTATCATTTTCTTCTTTAACTCCTGCAAAGAAAACTTTATTATCAGAATTGTTTATATCAAATTTTTCTAGACCACTGATAAGATTTCCTTTTTCATATTTAACAGGATATCCACCTGCTGCCATAACTACACAACAAGCTGATTTATTTTCCCAATCAATTTTTATATTCTTTAAATCTTTATTTAAAGCTGAGTTAATTACATCTAAGAAATCTGATTTCATTAGTGGTAAAACTGCTTGAGTTTCAGGATCTCCCATTCTCATATTATATTCAAGTAAATACACTTCTCCATTTGCAACCATCAAACCAAAGAATATTATTCCAGCAAAATTCATTTTTTCTTCTTTAATACCCTTTAAAGTAGGTTCCAATATATTTTTAATAAATTTTTCTTCAATAGTTTTAGTATAATATGGATTAGGTGCAATTACTCCCATACCACCAGTATTTAAACCCGTTTCTTTTTCAGATATTTTTTTATGGTCCTTAGCCGAAATAAAAGGTATTATTACTTCTGAGTCTGTAATAGATAAAACAGAAACTTCAACTCCATCTAAAAATTCTTCAATTACAACAGTATCTCCTGCTGTAGCAAATACTTTATTAGTCATCATATCATTTAAAGTATCTTCTGCTTCTTTTCTATTTTGAGCAATTACAACCCCTTTTCCTGCAGCAAGTCCACTTGCTTTTATAACAACAGGATAAGACATCTCATCTAAGTACTTTATAGCTTTTTCCTTATCAGTAAAAGATTGATACTTAGCAGTCTTAACACCATACTTTTGCATAAAATCTTTTGCAAATGCTTTTGAACCTTCAAGCATAGCAGCTTCTTTATTTGGTCCAAATATAGTTAAATTATTTTCTTGAAATTTATCAACTATACCATCAACTAATAATTCTTCACTTCCAACAATAGTTAAATCAACTTTTTCTTTTATTGCAAAATTTAAAATTTCATCAGAAGTTTTTAAATTTATATTTTCACAATTCTTAATAACTTTATTATAAGCATTTCCTGGTGCAGCAAATATTTTATTCACTTTTGGATTTTGAGAAATTTTCCAAGCTATTGCATGTTCTCTACCACCAGAACCAACTATTAAAACTTTCATTATCATTCTGCTACTAAAAATGTATTAAAATATATTTAATACACTAGAATATTACTACTTCAACGAGTATATTTTCAATACAATGTATCTACTCATAGTTCCTTGTACTCTCCATAGTCGTAAATTCCCGACTAGCCATCGGTACATATAGATATTTTAACTTGCTATTCGTAGCTTTCTCCTTTTCTTTTTATTTTAAAATATCTATGCTATTACTTTATATACTTTTGCTTTTTCAAGATTTATACTTGCATTGTAATCTCTATCTATTTCTAAACCACAATTACAACACTTATAAATTCTATCATTAAGTTTTAAATCTTTTTTAATTTCTCCACAACAAGAACAAGTTTTACTACTTGGATAGAATGTATCTACTAACCTTAGTTCTATATTTCTTTCCTTACATTTATTTATAAGTTTAGTTCTTATCGCATAGAAATTCTGTTCTTGTATAACTTTTGAAAGATGTTTATTCTTCATCATATTAGATACTTTTAAATTTTCAATAGTAATGTATTTTACCTTGGCTCTTGTTATTTCATCTACTATTTTATTATTATAATCATCTCTAATACAATTTAGTCTATAAAATAATTTTTGTACTTTCAACTTTTTCTTATTAAAATTCTTACATTCTTTTAATTTTATCTTTTCAGATTTAGAATATTCTACACTTCTTGATATCTTTCTTTGTTCTCTCTTAAGTTTCTTTTTCAACTTTTTAAGTTTTTTAGTTTTATTTATATTTTTAAATACCTTACCGTTAGAACATATAGCTGTATCTTTTATACCTAAGTCTACTCCTAACCCTTCACTACTTGTATTAGTTGCTTTTACAGCATCTTCAACTTCCATAATAAGAGATAGAAAATATCTATCAGCTATTTTAGATATAGTACCACTTTTAATAATCGCATTTTTAGGTATATATCCATATTCTTTTACTCTTACAAATTTCAATGTAGGTATTTTTATTTTATGCCTATAAAACTCAAAATCAGTTTTATTATTCTTAACAAAATATGCCCCCAGCTCATTCTTACCTTTTTTCTTAAAAACAGGAAAAGCACTTAAACCTTTAAAAAAGTTTTTAAAAGCCTTTTCTCCATAAATTATAGCTTGTTTGACTGATTTAGAAGATACATCTTTTATCCATTTTTTATCAGGATTATTAGGTAGATAGACATTGTTAATATATTTAGAAAAATCATTAGCACTTACAAATTTATTACCTAGTTCATATTGTTCTTTATTGTATTTAATATACTCATTATATATAAACCTTTCTGTTCCAATAGTCTGACATACTTGTATCTTCTGTACTACTGTTAGTTTTAATTCTATCTTTAGTGCTTTATACATCTTTATCTTCCTTTATTTGCTTTTTATATTTTCTAAGTCCATGTATATGACAAGAAAATATATCTATAATAGAAATTAAATCTTGTATCATTTCTTCTTGTGGTGATAAATCTTCATTATTTACAATTTCTATCTCACTACCTTTTGATTTTAAAAATTTATCAAACCAATCAAAACCAAACCTTACAAATCTATCTTTATATGATATAAGTATTTTTTGTTTTTTATCAGAATAAAGTATAGAATTAAATCCTTTTCTTTGATAATTAAGCCCACTTCCTATATCAGTTATAACTTCTGATGCTATATATCCCTTTACATTAGCATAATCTCTTAAAAATTTAATTTGATTTTGTAAATCATCTTTTTGACTATGATTAGAAACTCTTGCATATATAATAACTTCATATACTTGATTTTGAGTTATCTCATATTTTTATTAACTTTTTTTATCTCCTATTTTTAATTTTATAAGTCACCTTCAATTATTTTTTGCATATATGATGAAGTATTTTCTATAAAGTCAACAAAATCAGTAATATCTTTAAGCTCTTTATGTTCCATATCATAAAAAGCAATTTTCTTTGTTTTTGGGTTCCAAACAATATATATGTCTTCATAATCTCCAGTTGCTTTAGAAATACGAAGTAATTTTTGTCTTCCCACTTTCATTGGAATTGTATCTATTAACGAAAAAAATTCTATCCATCTAAAATCACAATCGTCTAGTTCAAAATGAAGTTTATCTCCTTGTAAGAACTCAATTAAGTTTTTAGGCAACTTAAATGACTTTAATTCATCTAATTTATTGTGTAAACTATGATATTCAAGTGGCTCTAATGATTTAAAATATTCAGCCATTTCAATATCACCTTTTTCTAAGGCTATACTATATGGTCTCATTCCATCTTTTTCTGTCAAAGTAACATCTGCACCATTCTCTACAAGAAATTTACACATAGCTAAATCAACATATCTCGCTGCCACACACAATGGAGTAGGCTTAAAAGGATAAACCATATCAGCTTCATTATAGTTTATATCAACACCATTTTTTATAAAAAATTTTAAAACATCATAATTTCTATCAGAAACAGCTTCACGAAATGCTTTTCCTCCATATTTATCTGCTGTATGTCCTAAATCATGGATAAGTTGTAAATATTTATAATTCTTTCCATATATAGCTTCCATAAATGCATCTGATTTAACACTATTAGTTAAGTTTACTTTTGCATCATGAGAAACAAGATATTGAATTATTTTTTCATCACAATACCTAACAGCCGTCAAAAAACTTGGTCTATCTTTTGCATTTAAATTAGCTCCATGCTCCACAAGCCATTTCACAGATTCAAAAGCTTCCATAATCAAAGCACAATCTAAAGGAGATAAATCAGTATATTTACTGATTGATATATTTTTATTTATATCCCAATCTTTCGCTAAATGTTCATCTAACTTAGAGATATTTTCTTTTATAATATCATCTAATATTTCAGGAATATATTTAAAACTTCCGATGTCTTTTAGTTTTATCATTTATAGTTCTCCAATAATTTTAATGTTTAAAGTG from Fusobacterium pseudoperiodonticum carries:
- a CDS encoding acyl-CoA dehydratase activase; its protein translation is MYYKIGIDVGSTTLKTVILNEKDEIIEKSYQRHFSKVREMTLEHFKSLKDLLNGKKFKLAITGSAGLGISKDYGIPFVQEVFSTAGAVKKCYPQTDIVIELGGEDAKILFLKGAIEERMNGTCAGGTGAFIDQMASLLDMEVSELDKISFEHERIYPIASRCGVFAKTDVQPLLNQGAKKSDIAASIYQAVVEQTITGLAQGRPIKGTVIFLGGPLYFLKGLQERFVEVLKLSKEEAIFPELAPYFVALGSAYFADTTEEIFDYDGVVNLLSQKKEKKVEHLVNPLFTSEEEFETFLKRHQKVTVPTRDITTYSGKAYLGLDSGSTTIKVVLLDEDENILYRYYSSSKGNPVSLFLEQLKKIRELCGDRIEIVSSTVTGYGEELMQVAFGVDIGIVETIAHYTAAKHFNPNVDFIIDIGGQDIKCFHIKDGAIDSIVLNEACSSGCGSFLETFAKSLGYSTQDFAKKAIFSKSPAELGSRCTVFMNSSVKQAQKDGAEVEDISAGLARSVVKNAIFKVIRARDINDLGENIVVQGGTFLNNAVLRSFEQELGREVLRPEISELMGAYGAALYGKKVQKEKSKLLNLEELENFQHISSPGMCKLCTNHCQLTINTFTNGQKFISGNKCERGAGKKLQSDLPNMVAYKNQLFNSIPLKAGGRVKIGLPRALNIYEMLPFWAELFRSLDCDIVLSRVSNRNLYMKGQNTIPSDTVCYPAKLVHGHIIDLLEKNVDAIFYPCMSYTFDEGISDNCYNCPVVAYYPELIQANISEVEKTNFLYPHLGIENHKLFAEQMYEQFKNIIPKLTKKEMEQATEKAFKTYHEYRETVRQEGSRVLKFAEENNYPVIILASRPYHIDPEINHGLDRLLNSLQFVIVTEDALYPVEGKLTTKTLNQWGYHARMYNAAKYVSQHKNMELVHLVSFGCGIDAITTDEIQDILRSKNKLYTQLKIDEVSNLGAAKIRLRSLQATMKEREM
- a CDS encoding ankyrin repeat domain-containing protein → MIKLKDIGSFKYIPEILDDIIKENISKLDEHLAKDWDINKNISISKYTDLSPLDCALIMEAFESVKWLVEHGANLNAKDRPSFLTAVRYCDEKIIQYLVSHDAKVNLTNSVKSDAFMEAIYGKNYKYLQLIHDLGHTADKYGGKAFREAVSDRNYDVLKFFIKNGVDINYNEADMVYPFKPTPLCVAARYVDLAMCKFLVENGADVTLTEKDGMRPYSIALEKGDIEMAEYFKSLEPLEYHSLHNKLDELKSFKLPKNLIEFLQGDKLHFELDDCDFRWIEFFSLIDTIPMKVGRQKLLRISKATGDYEDIYIVWNPKTKKIAFYDMEHKELKDITDFVDFIENTSSYMQKIIEGDL
- the purD gene encoding phosphoribosylamine--glycine ligase gives rise to the protein MKVLIVGSGGREHAIAWKISQNPKVNKIFAAPGNAYNKVIKNCENINLKTSDEILNFAIKEKVDLTIVGSEELLVDGIVDKFQENNLTIFGPNKEAAMLEGSKAFAKDFMQKYGVKTAKYQSFTDKEKAIKYLDEMSYPVVIKASGLAAGKGVVIAQNRKEAEDTLNDMMTNKVFATAGDTVVIEEFLDGVEVSVLSITDSEVIIPFISAKDHKKISEKETGLNTGGMGVIAPNPYYTKTIEEKFIKNILEPTLKGIKEEKMNFAGIIFFGLMVANGEVYLLEYNMRMGDPETQAVLPLMKSDFLDVINSALNKDLKNIKIDWENKSACCVVMAAGGYPVKYEKGNLISGLEKFDINNSDNKVFFAGVKEENDKFYTNGGRVLNVVSIQDNLEKAIEAAYKNVKEISFKDNYCRKDIGTLYVPVKN
- a CDS encoding RNA-guided endonuclease InsQ/TnpB family protein; translated protein: MYKALKIELKLTVVQKIQVCQTIGTERFIYNEYIKYNKEQYELGNKFVSANDFSKYINNVYLPNNPDKKWIKDVSSKSVKQAIIYGEKAFKNFFKGLSAFPVFKKKGKNELGAYFVKNNKTDFEFYRHKIKIPTLKFVRVKEYGYIPKNAIIKSGTISKIADRYFLSLIMEVEDAVKATNTSSEGLGVDLGIKDTAICSNGKVFKNINKTKKLKKLKKKLKREQRKISRSVEYSKSEKIKLKECKNFNKKKLKVQKLFYRLNCIRDDYNNKIVDEITRAKVKYITIENLKVSNMMKNKHLSKVIQEQNFYAIRTKLINKCKERNIELRLVDTFYPSSKTCSCCGEIKKDLKLNDRIYKCCNCGLEIDRDYNASINLEKAKVYKVIA
- the citX gene encoding citrate lyase holo-[acyl-carrier protein] synthase, whose product is MQGVEVGIEEVLMCRERRVDIQNEMLKKYNMPLISFTMNIPGPIKTNQKIKKAFDIGKKLILEKLKENNIEVLEIKELDENTGNELFISVDSTAEKIKNITIAIEESSQLGRLFDIDVIDINFEKLSRKSFRKCLICEEQAQECGRSRKHSIEELQEKVEEILKNGLLQNLNLNSKVKDK
- the citC gene encoding [citrate (pro-3S)-lyase] ligase; the encoded protein is MLEYNISKIYENDKRSLKLIDDLLAKEEIRRDKNLDYTCAMFDDDMNIIATGSCFKNTLRCLAVDNSHQGKGLMNQIVTHLVDYEFSRGLSHLFLYTKNKSMKFFKDLGFYEIINIENQIVFMENKRTGFSDYLDNLKNDMREGKNIASLIMNANPFTLGHQYLVEKAANENDVLHLFIVSDDSSLVPFKVRKKLVIEGTKHLKNISYHETGDYIISSATFPSYFQKDEVAVIESQANLDIEVFTKIAKVLNINKRYVGEEPNSLVTNIYNQTMLKKLPENNIECIVVPRKKYSDKVISASTVRQIIKNGNLEDLKNLVPDTTYNYFLSDEAKPVIDKIRSQADVIHY
- a CDS encoding LLM class flavin-dependent oxidoreductase, with translation MENKKVKVSALNLVPQFQGETTIEAINRAVDLAKILEDLDYYRYWVAEHHNFRGVVSSATALLIQHILANTKKIKVGSGGVMLPNHSPLQVAETYGTLETLYPHRVDLGVGRAPGTDAETASLIYRQKYANIHNFMEDILQLERYFGSEDEQGVVIANPGINTNVPIIILGSSTSSAYVAAELGLPYSFATHFAPAMAEEALSIYRKHFKASKYLDEPYFILGVLAHGADTDEEAERLYTIAQQGSIRLLREEKGLYPLADEKFEENLNLSSAEKIFLKSRMGINLMGSKETMTKIWKEVKAKFDPDEVIAVSYMPKLEELEKSYRILKEVVENK
- a CDS encoding 2-hydroxyacyl-CoA dehydratase; translation: MDKNCKVLIPMMMDIHFDLIAGVLKNEGYDVEVLKTDHRGVIEEGLKSVHNDMCYPALLVIGQFIDALKSGKYDTNNVALLLTQTGGGCRASNYIHLLRKALEINGFHKVKVLSLNFEGLDKKNEFSLSFKGYFNLFYSILYGDLLMSIYHQSVAYEENPGDSKSILAYWKEKLISEVGKKPFKKLKENYKKIIEHFLTIPKNLSKKKIRVGIVGEIYMKYSPLGNNHLTDYLEKEGVEAVNTGLLDFLLFNLYDTIFDRKIYGRKGLKYYFVKYVVGYIEKKQKEMIDVIKQYKSFIPPSPFAKVREMTKGYLGHGVKMGEGWLLTAEMLEFIEMGVKNIVCAQPFGCLPNHIIAKGMIRKIKDNHPEANIIAVDYDPGASSVNQENRIRLMLENARMLATE